One Pseudomonas sp. MM213 genomic window, ATCGGCTGTCCATAAGCTCTCGCGATTCACCAGAAGCGTCTCGATGCGCTGTGGGAATCCTGGACTTTGGCGCTGCGCAACCGCCGCGCTGAACTGTTTCTGCCAATGCACGCGGTTGGCAATCCATTGCGTGTTCTGGTCGCCCAACGCATTTGACCAGTCAACGACCCGTTGTTGTTGGGGCGGGCTCAGCGGCCCGATCCAGCCGTCCAGACGTTTTTCCATGCGCTGGCTACGTTCCTTGACCTGCTGAATGAGCGACGGTTTTACGTAGTCCTGCTGGCGTTTGCGCTGGTCTTTGGCAAAGGCTTCGTTCATTTCCGCGACTTGTTTGTCGTCCAGCCCCTGCAACAGCTCGATGGCCGACGGGGTGATTTCCCGGGCGGTCTGGGCGATGGCTTGTTTGGCTTCCTGGGTGCGGGATTGCAGCGCGGCGTCGGTGACCTGATTGGTTTCGACCATCACCTGCAAACGGTCCAGCCAGTCGAGATAGCCTGGCAGTTGCGTGGTGCAGTGCCAGCTCAGGTGTTCCTTGAGGCGCTCGTTGAACCAGCCTTTTTGCTCGCCGTTCATGTCCAGGTAATCGCTGAGCGTCCACGGGATGATCACGTCGAGGTTGCGATAGGCCAGACCCATGCGGCTGCAGGCACCGAGGGCAAGACTGAGAGTGATGACGACAGCGAGACACTTCAACCAGCGCGACATGGGCGAGTCCTTGCGAAAGCGTAGGTTCTCATGTGATCGCAGGATGAGCCTGCCAGTTCAGCCAATCAATAAAACGCGCGTTCAGCCTTGAGGGTGACCAGGCCATCGCACTGACTGTTGTGCCCGGAATAGGCGGAGCTACCGGCGAATGCTCGGCATCGAGGGCCGTTCGTCGATTTTTGAAATATTGATGGGGTTTGGCGGGGTGTTGCGGGGAGGGTTCCAGTCCAAGCGCTTCGAAGCTCAAAGCGCTTAGGGACCAGGTAACGCGGGTGTTATTTTTTGCCCAAGGTAATCTGCTTGGACGGGCCGAACGTCTGGCCGCTGACGCCTTTGGCAATTTGCTGGATCTCGCCGCCGGATTTGAGGAACGCAGCAATCTGATTGTTGATCGATTCGCTGGTTTCAACGGCTGGAGCTGGCTTTGCTTTGCTGGTGGATGCTTTTACGCGCATGGCGGCCATTAACCTGTAGAAAATTAACTTGGCCACGCATCGTACAGGAAATACTTGACAATTGCTTGGCAAATATCCCCCTGAAATACACATCACAAAAGCGCTATTAATCGCAAGTTATTATTCGAGTTATGTCCCTAAGCTGCTGTTTTAAATAAGAACATCGGTAGGGAAGAATGGATTTTTACCTGGCTGGAAGGGCGATGAATCGACAGGTCGGCCTGACGAGCGGCCAGACCCGCCTGTCAAACCCCAGGAAAATTAAGGCCCCCAGAGGATTTTCTCGCGCCACCGGGCCGGGCGCCGAACGCGGCCTGCAAAAACGGGTAGAATGCCGCCCACGCAATGAGGGTATTGGAAATGGCTTTAGTCGGGCGTTACAACAGTTTGCAAGTGGTTAAACACACTAACTTCGGTTTATATCTGGACGGTGGTGCGGACGGCGAAATCCTTCTGCCTAATCGTTATATTCCCAAAGATATTCCCAGCGAAGATGAAGACTGGCTCAACGTTTTTATTTATCTGGACAGCGATGACAAACTCATCGCAACTACCGAAAAGCCGAAAGTTCAGGTCGGTGAATTCGCCAGTTTGAAAGTCGTTGAAGTCAACAGCATCGGTGTCTTCCTGGATTGGGGCTTGCCGAAGGATCTGTTGCTGCCGTTTTCCGAAGAAAAGCGTCAGATGACCGCGGGCGAGTACGTCGTGGTGCATGTCTACCTCGACAAGC contains:
- a CDS encoding DUF6279 family lipoprotein, producing the protein MSRWLKCLAVVITLSLALGACSRMGLAYRNLDVIIPWTLSDYLDMNGEQKGWFNERLKEHLSWHCTTQLPGYLDWLDRLQVMVETNQVTDAALQSRTQEAKQAIAQTAREITPSAIELLQGLDDKQVAEMNEAFAKDQRKRQQDYVKPSLIQQVKERSQRMEKRLDGWIGPLSPPQQQRVVDWSNALGDQNTQWIANRVHWQKQFSAAVAQRQSPGFPQRIETLLVNRESLWTADYRKAYANTEAQARSLFVDLMAESTPAQRQRLLKKIEGVRKDFNDLKCLKAAQQS